Proteins found in one Nostoc sp. NIES-3756 genomic segment:
- a CDS encoding isochorismate synthase, whose protein sequence is MTVSPCRRNSFVEYKDIYKFLLNVQENCLKNDFRQIVSISLEIDWVDPLAVLDKLAQENAINFYFENRGKGEAIAGIDAVTKLQINGQERFLQSEYFIKTNLKNISSFGNTNQAFAGPHFFCYFSFFSENSQIEYPFPSATVFLPRWQISVKNQCCTLVMNTVINSSVNIQILLQNLRNKIEFINALEPYSPNVDYLPSNLSKKFVANGERYKCSVASALQKIKSSELSKVVLADILDVKSNQRFNLFQSLNNLRKIHPNCYIFSTSNGKGQNFIGASPERLITIHNQQLITDALAGSAPRGKTPAEDAANANRLLNSEKERHEHLLVMDFITQRLTQLGLLPQVLPPRLRQLSNIQHLWTPINAIVPANVHPLKIVAQLHPTPAVAGAARDMACEEIRRYETFERGLYAAPLGWIDSQGNCEFIVGIRSALIDGDRARLYAGAGIVAGSDPEREFAEVQLKLQALLKALV, encoded by the coding sequence ATGACAGTTTCACCATGTCGTCGTAACTCCTTTGTTGAATACAAAGACATATATAAATTTTTGTTAAATGTTCAAGAAAATTGCCTAAAAAATGATTTTAGGCAGATTGTGAGTATCTCGCTAGAAATTGATTGGGTTGATCCTTTAGCTGTATTAGATAAATTAGCGCAAGAAAATGCAATAAATTTTTACTTTGAGAACAGAGGTAAAGGTGAAGCGATCGCAGGCATTGATGCAGTCACAAAGTTGCAAATAAATGGACAAGAACGCTTCCTTCAATCCGAATATTTTATTAAAACAAATTTAAAAAATATTAGTAGTTTTGGTAACACTAATCAAGCTTTTGCTGGGCCGCACTTTTTTTGTTACTTTAGTTTTTTTTCGGAAAACAGTCAGATAGAATATCCATTTCCTTCAGCTACTGTTTTTTTACCACGTTGGCAAATATCTGTCAAAAATCAGTGCTGTACATTGGTAATGAATACAGTCATTAACTCTAGTGTTAACATCCAGATACTATTACAGAATTTACGTAACAAAATAGAGTTTATCAATGCCTTAGAACCTTATTCTCCAAATGTTGATTATTTGCCTTCTAATCTGAGTAAAAAATTTGTTGCTAATGGAGAAAGATATAAATGCTCAGTGGCATCGGCATTGCAGAAAATCAAGTCTAGCGAATTAAGTAAGGTAGTGCTAGCGGATATCTTAGATGTGAAATCTAATCAGAGGTTTAACTTATTTCAGTCATTAAATAATCTTAGAAAAATTCATCCTAACTGTTATATATTCTCTACCAGTAACGGTAAAGGGCAAAACTTTATTGGTGCTAGTCCAGAAAGATTAATTACCATTCATAATCAACAGTTAATCACTGATGCTTTAGCAGGTTCCGCGCCGCGAGGAAAAACCCCAGCTGAAGATGCTGCTAATGCAAATCGCTTACTCAACAGCGAAAAGGAAAGACACGAACACCTGTTAGTAATGGACTTCATTACTCAACGCCTCACCCAACTAGGGTTGTTACCCCAGGTATTACCGCCGCGTCTGCGACAATTATCTAATATTCAGCACTTGTGGACACCAATTAATGCGATCGTACCTGCTAATGTCCACCCGTTAAAAATTGTTGCCCAACTGCACCCAACACCAGCCGTAGCAGGTGCAGCCAGGGATATGGCTTGTGAGGAAATTCGCCGCTATGAGACATTTGAAAGAGGCTTATATGCTGCGCCTCTTGGTTGGATAGATTCTCAAGGTAACTGTGAGTTTATTGTCGGGATTCGTTCAGCGCTAATAGATGGCGATCGCGCTAGACTGTACGCAGGCGCAGGTATAGTCGCCGGTTCTGATCCTGAGCGAGAATTTGCCGAAGTACAACTCAAACTTCAAGCCTTACTCAAAGCACTGGTTTAA
- the menA gene encoding 2-carboxy-1,4-naphthoquinone phytyltransferase has translation MTTKQITRPKSKLWMAAIKPPMYSVAIMPIWVGSAVAFTEKKVFNLTIFATFIAAAILILAWENITNDVFDSETGIDINKHHSLVNLTGKKTLVFWLGNLCLISGLLGILAIATWQKDPTVIGIILLCCALGYMYQGPPFRLGYQGLGEILCFFAFGPLAVSAGYYSQTPTWSISSLAASVIVGIVTSLILFCSHFHQVKDDIAAGKRSPIVRLGTTNGAKVLIWFTASIYPFILLFVLLGFFPVWTLLSWLSLPYAFKLCRHVHQNHNQPEKVSNCKFIAVAVHFWACLLLGLGFVIAGV, from the coding sequence ATGACTACAAAGCAAATTACCCGTCCCAAAAGTAAGTTATGGATGGCGGCAATTAAGCCGCCTATGTATAGTGTTGCCATCATGCCCATTTGGGTTGGAAGCGCAGTCGCTTTTACAGAGAAAAAAGTATTTAATTTAACAATATTTGCTACTTTTATAGCTGCCGCAATCTTAATTCTGGCTTGGGAAAATATCACTAATGATGTATTCGATTCCGAAACAGGAATTGATATCAATAAACATCATTCTCTGGTGAATTTAACAGGCAAAAAGACCTTAGTCTTTTGGTTAGGAAATTTGTGTTTAATTTCTGGCTTGTTGGGAATTTTAGCGATCGCCACTTGGCAAAAAGACCCAACAGTCATCGGTATAATTTTGCTGTGTTGTGCTTTGGGTTATATGTACCAAGGCCCTCCCTTTCGTTTAGGATATCAGGGTTTAGGGGAAATCCTCTGCTTCTTTGCCTTCGGGCCTTTAGCCGTGTCAGCAGGGTATTACAGCCAAACCCCAACTTGGTCAATATCGAGTTTAGCAGCCTCAGTAATTGTCGGTATTGTCACTAGCCTAATTTTATTTTGCTCACACTTCCACCAAGTTAAAGATGATATTGCAGCCGGCAAGCGATCGCCCATCGTCCGCTTAGGCACAACCAACGGTGCAAAAGTCCTTATTTGGTTCACAGCCAGCATTTACCCCTTCATCCTACTGTTTGTGCTATTGGGATTCTTCCCTGTATGGACATTGTTGAGTTGGTTGAGTCTCCCCTACGCCTTCAAGCTATGTCGCCACGTTCACCAAAACCACAACCAACCAGAAAAAGTCAGCAACTGTAAATTCATCGCCGTCGCTGTGCATTTTTGGGCTTGTTTATTGTTGGGTTTGGGGTTTGTAATTGCGGGAGTTTAA
- a CDS encoding o-succinylbenzoate synthase, whose product MAYQLEFRPIARKFLRSLVTSHGIWEVREAIILSLTNNNGKVGWGEIAPISWFDSETLEQALDFCCQLPKEITQEIIYSIPDDLPACQFGFESALEALSTGDWTSPSSPPTPSSPSSFPPPHLTYSALLPAGEAALNQWCSLWEEGYRTFKWKIGVGDIAQELKIFDSLIQSLPASAKLRLDANGGLSYHQAHTWLQACDNLPIEIEFIEQPLSVDKFSQMLALSEAYSTAIALDESVATLKQLADCYEKGWRDVFVIKPAIIGSPSRLRQFCQQHEIDAVFSSVFETAIARQAALKLAAELSRHNRAVGFGVNHLFAEECENNTLI is encoded by the coding sequence ATGGCTTATCAATTGGAATTTCGTCCGATAGCTAGAAAATTTTTGCGATCGCTAGTGACTAGTCATGGTATATGGGAAGTACGCGAGGCAATTATTCTTAGTCTGACGAATAACAACGGTAAAGTTGGTTGGGGAGAAATAGCACCTATTAGCTGGTTTGATTCTGAGACTTTAGAACAGGCGTTAGATTTTTGCTGCCAACTACCCAAAGAAATTACACAAGAAATCATTTACTCAATTCCCGATGATTTACCTGCTTGTCAATTTGGCTTTGAATCAGCTTTAGAGGCATTGAGTACTGGCGATTGGACTTCTCCCTCATCTCCCCCCACTCCCTCATCTCCCTCATCTTTCCCACCTCCTCACCTTACCTACAGCGCCTTACTACCAGCAGGGGAAGCAGCACTAAATCAATGGTGCAGCTTATGGGAGGAGGGATACCGCACGTTTAAATGGAAAATTGGCGTGGGTGATATAGCCCAAGAATTGAAGATTTTTGACTCATTAATCCAAAGTCTACCTGCATCAGCAAAACTGCGATTAGATGCAAACGGTGGACTTAGCTATCATCAAGCTCACACATGGCTACAGGCTTGTGATAATTTACCCATAGAAATCGAATTTATCGAACAGCCATTGTCAGTGGATAAATTTTCCCAAATGTTGGCATTGAGTGAAGCTTATAGTACTGCGATCGCTTTAGATGAATCTGTAGCTACCCTCAAGCAACTTGCTGATTGTTATGAGAAAGGTTGGCGAGATGTATTTGTGATCAAACCAGCCATTATCGGTTCACCCTCACGCCTACGACAGTTTTGTCAACAGCATGAAATTGATGCAGTATTTTCATCTGTATTTGAAACTGCGATCGCCAGACAAGCTGCTTTAAAACTAGCAGCAGAATTATCTCGTCACAATAGGGCTGTTGGTTTTGGTGTTAATCACCTTTTCGCCGAAGAATGTGAAAATAACACTTTAATCTAA
- a CDS encoding 2-succinylbenzoate--CoA ligase, whose amino-acid sequence MKQPLAYLNCQNYDDWLIGYNSCELHQLATQFYKETIHLSASNTSPKIILAENKPIKFLASFIASCAANCQIFLCNPDWGEQEWNQVFNLVQPDIIWGEINSKFQSSPSSSPTPSSPPSHFTPPTLHSPFIMIPTGGSSGQIKFAIHTWETLIASVQGFKEYFQLVQVNSFCVLPLYHVSGLMQFMRSFTTGGKLAVLPFKSLEQGQTYQIEPTDFFISLVPTQLQRLLENAELATWLSKFKTVLLGGAPAWSELLEKAKYYNIRLAPTYGMTETASQIATLKPDDFLNGKINSGQILPHAQVKICVQEGQTLPANQIGNITIQAQSLSLGYYPHISEKQDCLQVDDIGFLDEKGYLNIVGRNSDKIITGGENIYPIEIESVIRATQMVVDVCVIGIPDKQWGQALTAIYIPKDENTSVDEIKTILSHQLSRFKIPKHWISVNNLPRNAQGKVNRQALQQIAALRLESGE is encoded by the coding sequence ATGAAACAACCTTTAGCCTATCTTAATTGCCAAAATTATGATGATTGGCTGATTGGTTATAACAGTTGTGAACTTCATCAACTAGCTACACAATTCTATAAAGAAACCATACATTTATCAGCAAGTAATACATCACCAAAAATCATCCTAGCTGAAAATAAACCTATTAAATTTTTAGCCAGCTTTATTGCCTCATGTGCTGCTAATTGCCAAATTTTTCTCTGTAATCCAGACTGGGGCGAACAAGAATGGAATCAAGTATTTAATTTAGTACAACCCGATATTATTTGGGGAGAAATCAATTCAAAATTCCAATCTTCCCCCTCATCTTCCCCCACTCCCTCATCCCCCCCATCTCACTTTACTCCTCCCACTCTTCACTCCCCATTCATCATGATTCCCACAGGTGGTTCCTCAGGACAAATTAAATTTGCTATCCACACCTGGGAAACTCTCATAGCTTCCGTACAAGGATTCAAAGAATATTTCCAGCTTGTACAAGTTAACTCATTTTGTGTTTTACCCCTATATCATGTCAGTGGTTTAATGCAGTTTATGCGTTCTTTTACCACAGGTGGTAAATTAGCAGTCTTACCTTTCAAATCATTAGAACAAGGTCAAACATACCAAATTGAACCTACAGATTTTTTTATATCTTTAGTACCAACACAACTACAACGTCTTCTAGAAAATGCAGAATTAGCTACATGGTTATCTAAATTTAAAACAGTACTTTTAGGAGGTGCGCCTGCTTGGAGTGAATTATTAGAAAAAGCCAAGTATTACAATATTAGATTAGCGCCTACCTATGGCATGACAGAAACCGCCTCTCAAATAGCGACTCTCAAACCGGATGATTTTTTGAATGGTAAAATTAACAGTGGTCAAATACTGCCTCATGCTCAAGTAAAGATTTGTGTTCAAGAAGGTCAAACTCTACCAGCAAATCAAATAGGTAATATTACGATTCAAGCTCAATCTTTATCACTGGGTTATTATCCACATATTTCGGAAAAACAGGATTGTTTACAAGTAGATGATATAGGTTTTTTAGATGAGAAAGGTTATCTAAATATTGTTGGTAGAAACAGCGACAAAATCATTACAGGTGGAGAAAATATTTATCCTATAGAAATAGAATCGGTGATACGCGCTACACAAATGGTTGTTGATGTTTGTGTAATTGGTATACCTGATAAACAATGGGGACAAGCATTAACAGCAATTTATATTCCCAAGGATGAGAACACATCTGTTGATGAAATTAAAACTATCCTCTCTCATCAACTTAGTAGATTTAAAATTCCTAAACATTGGATTTCCGTAAATAACTTACCCCGTAATGCTCAAGGTAAAGTTAATCGTCAGGCATTACAACAGATAGCTGCTTTGAGGTTGGAGAGTGGGGAGTAG
- a CDS encoding CRR6 family NdhI maturation factor codes for MTITIAINTDAVNTLDLSPAHTVINPLLKEGSIASHEQQLKFAIEYPLEPGDPRELSEIPELRLWFIRLDAKYPWLPFLLDWKAGELGRYTAMLVPHQFSAKEGIQYNPEALEIFLMHKIFVLSDWLKQQDIPWQSRLKSMAQMLGYELDDAFFEMF; via the coding sequence ATGACAATTACGATCGCAATCAATACTGACGCTGTTAATACTCTCGATTTATCACCCGCCCATACGGTGATTAACCCACTGTTGAAAGAAGGAAGCATTGCTTCTCACGAACAGCAGTTAAAATTTGCTATTGAATATCCCCTAGAACCTGGCGATCCCCGCGAATTGTCAGAAATTCCCGAATTAAGGCTGTGGTTTATCCGCTTAGATGCCAAATATCCTTGGTTGCCATTTTTACTAGACTGGAAAGCAGGCGAATTGGGACGTTACACCGCCATGCTTGTACCGCATCAATTTAGCGCCAAGGAGGGCATTCAGTATAATCCCGAAGCATTAGAAATCTTTTTGATGCACAAAATTTTTGTTTTAAGCGATTGGTTAAAACAACAAGATATACCTTGGCAATCACGCCTTAAATCTATGGCGCAAATGCTGGGTTACGAATTAGATGATGCGTTTTTTGAAATGTTTTAA
- a CDS encoding glycosyltransferase family 9 protein has translation MRVVALVPGGIGDQILFFPTLDDLKRYYPNAQLDVVVEPRSKAAYRVSKSVNDILTFDYKDRNSLADWGNLVGTIRDREYDVAITSGQSWLVGLMLWLTGIPTRIGYQGKGASFLTKTVLSKSSQYAATAYHDLLQPFGITTPTPELAVNVPKPDIEWANNEQKRLGINDTGYVLIYGGSSWTSQHKALDTVYPVENWQEIIQDFRQKQPDLPVVVIQGPDDEQFVRSLRDSSLDIKVISPDNVGKLSAIIAGANLMLTTDSVPLHLSVAVQTYTIGLFGSTDPARLLPNSDKFLGIKSPTGKVADITPKTVLEKVWGG, from the coding sequence ATGCGAGTAGTAGCCCTTGTACCTGGCGGAATTGGCGATCAAATTCTGTTTTTTCCGACTCTAGACGATCTGAAGCGCTATTACCCAAACGCGCAGTTGGATGTTGTTGTGGAACCCCGGTCAAAGGCTGCCTACCGGGTGAGTAAGTCAGTGAATGATATACTGACCTTCGATTACAAAGATCGAAACAGCCTAGCCGATTGGGGAAATCTTGTCGGCACGATTCGCGATCGTGAGTATGATGTGGCGATCACATCTGGGCAAAGCTGGTTGGTGGGCTTAATGCTCTGGCTGACAGGGATTCCCACACGTATCGGCTACCAAGGCAAAGGTGCGTCATTTCTTACTAAGACTGTACTGTCAAAATCTTCTCAATACGCAGCGACAGCCTACCACGATTTACTTCAACCATTTGGCATTACAACCCCTACGCCGGAGTTAGCGGTAAATGTGCCTAAACCTGATATTGAGTGGGCAAATAATGAGCAAAAGCGCCTTGGGATAAATGATACAGGTTATGTGCTAATCTATGGCGGCTCTAGCTGGACATCTCAGCACAAGGCTTTGGATACAGTTTACCCTGTGGAAAACTGGCAGGAAATCATTCAAGATTTTCGCCAAAAGCAGCCAGATTTACCTGTAGTGGTGATCCAAGGCCCTGATGATGAACAATTTGTGCGATCGCTGCGAGATTCTTCGTTAGATATTAAGGTTATATCTCCTGATAATGTCGGTAAACTATCGGCAATAATTGCTGGAGCTAACTTAATGCTGACTACCGATAGTGTGCCACTACATTTAAGTGTAGCCGTACAAACTTATACTATCGGGTTATTCGGCTCTACAGATCCTGCAAGATTGCTACCAAACAGCGACAAATTTTTAGGAATTAAATCTCCTACAGGTAAGGTGGCTGATATTACACCCAAAACTGTGTTAGAGAAAGTTTGGGGAGGTTAA
- the ispD gene encoding 2-C-methyl-D-erythritol 4-phosphate cytidylyltransferase, whose product MYLLIPAAGVGKRMGSDRNKLLLKVRSQTILAWTLQAAQAADEITWIGIISQPTDWPDFKSILANLRLTKPVELIIGGSTRQESVYNGLQALPAAAEQVLIHDGARCLVTPNLFNSCAQAIRQCSGLIASVPVKDTIKVVDESGIIQSTPDRRNLWAAQTPQGFNVELLKQCHAEGVRQSWEVTDDAALFEKCGIEVRIVEGEETNLKITTPQDLAIAEFILTSRGVGSRE is encoded by the coding sequence GTGTATTTACTTATCCCCGCCGCCGGAGTTGGCAAAAGAATGGGGAGCGATCGCAATAAACTTTTACTCAAAGTGCGATCGCAAACTATTCTGGCTTGGACTCTCCAAGCTGCACAAGCAGCCGACGAAATCACCTGGATCGGCATTATTTCTCAACCCACCGATTGGCCAGATTTTAAATCTATTCTCGCTAATTTGCGCCTCACTAAGCCAGTAGAATTGATAATTGGCGGTTCCACTAGGCAAGAATCGGTTTACAACGGCTTACAGGCGCTACCAGCCGCCGCAGAACAAGTTTTAATTCACGATGGCGCTAGATGTTTGGTAACACCAAATTTATTCAATTCCTGCGCCCAAGCAATTCGTCAATGTTCTGGTTTGATTGCATCTGTCCCCGTAAAAGACACGATTAAAGTTGTGGATGAAAGTGGCATAATTCAAAGTACACCAGACAGACGCAATCTTTGGGCAGCACAAACCCCCCAAGGATTTAACGTTGAATTGCTCAAACAATGCCACGCTGAAGGTGTTCGCCAAAGTTGGGAAGTGACAGACGATGCTGCTTTATTTGAGAAGTGCGGTATCGAAGTGCGAATTGTGGAAGGTGAGGAGACGAATTTAAAAATTACCACTCCTCAAGATTTAGCGATCGCTGAATTTATCCTCACTAGTCGGGGAGTGGGGAGTAGGGAGTAG